The stretch of DNA ATCTTGATCTTATCGAACCGGTAGTTGGATAGTTGTGAGAGGCTGGAATAACCTGTTCCAAAGTCGTCGAGAGCAATCCTGACGCCGGCGTTCACCAGATCGTCGAGGACGATTCGCGCAGTGACGGCGTCTTGGATGATGGCGCTCTCCGTCACCTCAAGCTCGACCCTGTGCGCCGGCAGACCGACATCGCCCAATATCTTGAGAATTCTAAGCCCCAGCAGTCGGTCGCTTAGTTGGATCGGAGAAAGGTTGAATGACAGGACGAGCTCATTTGGCCAGGAAAGCGCATCGGCGCAGGCGTGGCGAAGCAGCTGGTCTGTCAATTCGACGATCAGACCGGCTTCCTCTGCCACCGGAATGAATTCGTTCGGTGGGATGAATTCGCCGGAGGCCGTCTTCCAGCGTGCCAAGGCCTCGAAGCCGATAATCCTATTCGTTTTCAGGTCCACGAGCGGCTGATAGTAGGGAACGATCTCTGCCTTCTTGATGGCTGCTCTCAGATCAGCTTCCAGCCGGACCCGCTTCGCCAACTCGTCCTGCATCGAAGGCACGAAGGGCTTCACCAGATTGCGCCCCTGCTTTTTGGCGACATACATCGCACAGTCGGAATGTCGAATGACCTGACCGAGGTCATCGCCGTTCTCCGGAAAAAGCGCGAAGCCGACACTGGCGCCGAGGTCGACGGCGACACCATTGAATGTGAACGGCTTGCCGATCACGGTCACGATGCGGTTCCCCAACGCAACAAGATCGGGATTTCCAGTGCGCCGCGCCAGAACAACGAACTCGTCTCCCCCAAGGCGGAAAACGCGCTCACGGGGAAAGAGGGAAGAGAGCCGCTGAGCAACAGTCTTCAGCACCGCATCACCGTGATCATGCCCCAGGAGATCATTGACCTTCTTGAAGCCGTCGAGATCGATGCTGAACACGGCATAGGTCTCTTGTGCCCTCTGATCGCTCATCGCCTGCGCGCATATAGAATCCAGAAATCTGCGGTTAGGCAGTTCGGTCAGCGTGTCGTGACAGGCAATCCAGTCTACGTTCTTTTCGGCCTGCAGCCTGCGATGAACCTCCCTCGAAAGATCCCGGATCCTCAGCGCGGAATAGATGAGCCCGAGAAACCCGGAGATATTCAGGGCGAGGAGCGCGTGGTCCAGCGGATAGTCATGATGCTTCTCGATAAACTCATCCAGCCCTTCATGCCATTGGAAGAGCCAAGATAGGCAGAAGAGAAGCAGGAAGATCGCGAGCCAGGCAACGATCTCGATCTGCGGTCTGGTTGGTTGGCTGCGAGGCATATGAACAGGCTCCTGTTGTGTGAAGAGCCGTCATGGCCAGTTTGGTACGCTCGTATCACCGAATGCCGATGACGGATGGCGCAACTTCACGGCATCGGCGGTCCTACGCCGTGATCGAAGACCGCCTCAATTCATTCGGGCGGAATTAAGAGGGCCGGTATCGCAGTGGCTGATGAAGCCGCGCAGCACCGACAAATCCCAAAGATCGTCTATGCGCCTGGTAGGTTAATGGTGGATTGCCTTTGCGAAGGCACGGGAGTTTCGCTGCGCACAATGGATATCTTTGCCGCAAATTGGATGAGGATTCGGTTCCGGTCCATCGGTCGCTGCACACAGCCATTCTTTCGATCGGCTGAAGAATCCGCCGGAGGATCGGCATCGAACCGACCGCCGTCAGACCCCGGATGGGTGCCGGGCGCATCCCGGAGCGATCAATCTGCCAGCATGGTATCCGCCAGGCTGTAGCAGTGGCTCGCCTGATAGGCGTTCCGACCTCGGTTCATGTGCGTCACATTGAAAGTCCGAATGGCGCGCAAGATGCGGCGCTCCGCGAGGAATTTGCGGATCGAGGCCGAGCCCCGCACAGTGATGCCGAAAATGTCCTCGCCGCGCGGAAAAAAATAACCGACGTCTTCGGGCGTCGTGACGCAGTCCTCGAGAAAAGGCTCGTCGACATCGCCCTGCGCGGGTGAATGGTCCGTAGTGAAATGCGAAAGATGCACGAGGAATCGTGCACGCAGGCCCTCGCCGTCGGCATAGAGCGTGAAAAGCTCCATCCAGCTCGCATTGACGCGGATGAGCGGCTTGTCTGAGGTCGAGGGCAGACAAGAAACCGACCAGTAG from Rhizobium leguminosarum bv. trifolii WSM1325 encodes:
- a CDS encoding diguanylate cyclase/phosphodiesterase (KEGG: rec:RHECIAT_CH0000527 putative sensory box/GGDEF family protein~TIGRFAM: diguanylate cyclase~PFAM: EAL domain protein; GGDEF domain containing protein~SMART: EAL domain protein; GGDEF domain containing protein), which encodes MPRSQPTRPQIEIVAWLAIFLLLFCLSWLFQWHEGLDEFIEKHHDYPLDHALLALNISGFLGLIYSALRIRDLSREVHRRLQAEKNVDWIACHDTLTELPNRRFLDSICAQAMSDQRAQETYAVFSIDLDGFKKVNDLLGHDHGDAVLKTVAQRLSSLFPRERVFRLGGDEFVVLARRTGNPDLVALGNRIVTVIGKPFTFNGVAVDLGASVGFALFPENGDDLGQVIRHSDCAMYVAKKQGRNLVKPFVPSMQDELAKRVRLEADLRAAIKKAEIVPYYQPLVDLKTNRIIGFEALARWKTASGEFIPPNEFIPVAEEAGLIVELTDQLLRHACADALSWPNELVLSFNLSPIQLSDRLLGLRILKILGDVGLPAHRVELEVTESAIIQDAVTARIVLDDLVNAGVRIALDDFGTGYSSLSQLSNYRFDKIKIDRSFVSSFETNDKQDKVIKAIIALGAGLGVTITAEGIEEESQLQRLQDLGCDIGQGYLLGRPAPAAELATDHVSTRILQRG
- a CDS encoding conserved hypothetical protein (KEGG: smd:Smed_4441 hypothetical protein); this translates as MAPDMSTVPRRSTTGLRKFLDPEQQRDWVEGEADLIDAEERSESLEQRFKYVARYEKLLRRPQAQDVLEILRVYGQTCIPIPRKTERHYWSVSCLPSTSDKPLIRVNASWMELFTLYADGEGLRARFLVHLSHFTTDHSPAQGDVDEPFLEDCVTTPEDVGYFFPRGEDIFGITVRGSASIRKFLAERRILRAIRTFNVTHMNRGRNAYQASHCYSLADTMLAD